From Brassica oleracea var. oleracea cultivar TO1000 chromosome C3, BOL, whole genome shotgun sequence, a single genomic window includes:
- the LOC106330087 gene encoding early nodulin-20-like, which yields MMSFAVLSGYCSAKIYKVGDSEGWTAKDGVYYAWAETDYKEFHVGDSLVFEYDPSINDVTQKLEVLVIHDPSSPVPPPTPSKILPIRKTYKVGDSEGWKVYDSDFYNKWSEEKQFHVGDSLLFEYANEVNDVYEINGDLEFMTCDPTSPVAVHKTGHDLVRFTEPGVHYFITSHSGSCEVGLKLRVVVGPVPKAVTYPNNPNFPKKVDLSATERPNNWLKTFKPQLHH from the exons ATGATGAGCTTCGCGGTTCTCTCGGGTTACTGCTCAGCGAAGATCTACAAAGTTGGAGACTCCGAGGGATGGACTGCTAAGGACGGTGTCTACTACGCTTGGGCCGAGACCGACTATAAGGAGTTTCACGTGGGAGATTCTCTCGTCTTCGAATACGATCCCAGCATCAACGACGTGACTCAA AAGCTTGAAGTTCTTGTCATCCATGACCCTTCAAGTCCAGTTCCTCCACCAACACCTAGCAAGATCCTTCCTATCAGAAAGACTTACAAGGTCGGAGACTCAGAAGGATGGAAAGTCTATGACAGTGACTTCTACAACAAGTGGAGTGAGGAGAAACAGTTTCATGTTGGAGATAGTCTGCTTTTCGAATACGCCAACGAAGTCAACGACGTCTATGAAATCAACGGTGACTTAGAATTCATGACATGCGATCCAACGTCTCCTGTAGCTGTGCACAAGACAGGGCACGATCTTGTTAGGTTTACGGAACCAGGAGTTCACTATTTTATAACTTCACACTCAGGTTCTTGTGAGGTTGGGCTTAAACTTCGAGTGGTGGTTGGACCAGTACCTAAAGCTGTTACTTACCCTAATAACCCTAATTTTCCCAAGAAGGTGGACTTGTCAGCTACAGAGCGCCCCAACAACTGGTTGAAAACTTTCAAACCCCAGCTCCATCATTAA